A genome region from Megalobrama amblycephala isolate DHTTF-2021 linkage group LG18, ASM1881202v1, whole genome shotgun sequence includes the following:
- the LOC125252807 gene encoding olfactory receptor 187-like, with protein sequence MDNLTFRYSILLVEGLNVTHQYSYLAFFIILMAYIFIIISNLWILIQISAEKGLHQPMYMVYCNLPLKDVIGTTVIVPRLLRDFLADPSERYITYAECVIQAFFVHVNGTTSHTILMIMAFDRYVAICNPLRYSNIMSNNMVVKLSAGAWGAAVVLVGILIGLSVRLSHCRSVIQNHMCDNASLFKLSCENTVINNVYGLTFTVVLLVSSMGSVVLTYLRIAIVCLTGKNKATNKKAIKTCCTHLTLYSIMLVSGIVSIFLHRVSEYSDNRRIASIVFNVVPPGLNPIIYGLQIKEIRQTFFKFLKNKVNIM encoded by the coding sequence ATGGACAACCTGACATTTAGATACAGCATACTCTTAGTGGAAGGACTGAACGTTACACATCAGTACAGCTATCTTGcatttttcatcattttgaTGGCTTACATATTTATAATCATATCTAACCTTTGGATTTTGATACAGATCTCAGCGGAAAAAGGTTTACACCAGCCCATGTACATGGTTTACTGCAACTTGCCACTAAAAGATGTTATAGGAACAACTGTTATTGTGCCACGTTTGCTGAGGGATTTTTTAGCAGACCCCTCTGAGCGCTACATCACATATGCGGAGTGTGTTATACAAGCTTTTTTTGTACATGTGAATGGAACAACATCTCATACTATTCTAATGATCATGGCCTTTGACAGATATGTTGCCATATGCAATCCACTGCGATACTCAAATATAATGAGCAATAATATGGTGGTAAAACTGTCGGCAGGAGCCTGGGGTGCTGCAGTAGTGCTGGTGGGAATTCTGATCGGCCTCAGTGTGCGTCTCTCTCACTGCAGATCTGTGATTCAAAACCACATGTGCGACAATGCTTCGCTATTTAAACTGTCCTGTGAAAACACAGTGATTAATAATGTATATGGATTAACTTTTACTGTGGTTTTACTTGTCTCTTCAATGGGAAGTGTTGTATTAACTTATCTCAGAATTGCAATTGTATGCTTAACCGGCAAGAACAaagcaacaaacaaaaaagccaTAAAAACCTGCTGTACTCACTTGACACTTTACTCAATCATGCTGGTCTCTGGAATTGTTTCAATTTTTCTCCATCGTGTTTCTGAATACTCTGACAATAGAAGAATAGCAAGTATAGTTTTCAATGTTGTACCACCAGGATTGAATCCTATAATATATGGCTTACAAATCAAGGAAATAAGACAAacgttttttaagtttttaaaaaataaagttaatattatgtga
- the LOC125252405 gene encoding olfactory receptor 4E1-like: MDNLTFRYSVLFVEGLNVTHQYSYLAFFIILMAYIFIIISNLWILIQISVEKGLHQPMYMVYCNLPLKDVIGTTVIVPRLLRDFLADPSERYITYVECVIQAFFVHVNGTTSHTILMIMAFDRYVAICNPLRYSNIMSNNMVVKLSAGAWGAAVVLVGILIGKSVRLSHCRPVIQNHSLLQEVY, translated from the coding sequence ATGGACAACCTGACATTTAGATACAGCGTACTCTTTGTGGAAGGACTGAATGTTACACATCAGTACAGCTATCTTGcatttttcatcattttgaTGGCTTACATATTTATAATCATATCTAACCTTTGGATTTTGATACAGATATCAGTGGAAAAAGGTTTACACCAGCCCATGTACATGGTTTACTGCAACTTGCCACTAAAAGATGTTATAGGAACAACTGTTATTGTGCCACGTTTGCTGAGGGATTTTTTAGCAGACCCCTCTGAGCGCTACATCACATATGTGGAGTGTGTTATCCAAGCTTTTTTTGTACATGTGAATGGAACAACATCTCATACTATTCTAATGATCATGGCCTTTGACAGATATGTTGCCATATGCAATCCATTGCGATACTCAAATATAATGAGCAATAATATGGTGGTAAAACTTTCAGCAGGAGCCTGGGGTGCTGCAGTAGTGCTGGTGGGAATTCTGATTGGCAAAAGTGTGCGTCTCTCTCACTGTAGACCTGTGATTCAAAACCACAGTCTACTTCAGGAGGTCTATTGA
- the LOC125252790 gene encoding olfactory receptor 52D1-like, which translates to MDNLTFRYSVLLVEGLQVTPQSSQLTFIFLLMAYVFAMVSNIGILIQISAEKSLHQPMYILFCHLPVSDIIGATVLIPRLLKDLITDPSERYITYVECVFQAFFAHLYGTTSHTILMIMAFDRYVAICNPLRYPTIMSNNMVVKLSAGAWGAAVVPVSILIGLSVRLSRCRSLIANHFCDNASLFKLSCENIVINNVYGLTFTVVLLTSSLGWVLLTYLRILMVCIKSKNKATNSKAIKTCSSHLAVYVILIIFGFVPIILHRFSEYAETRKFGGVMFHVIPPGLNPIIYGLQIKEIRQRMLKLCIKKS; encoded by the coding sequence ATGGACAACCTGACATTCAGATATAGTGTACTCTTAGTGGAGGGACTGCAAGTTACACCTCAGTCAAGCCAGctcacattcatttttctgttgatGGCTTATGTCTTTGCAATGGTATCTAACATTGGGATTTTGATTCAGATCTCAGCAGAAAAAAGTTTACACCAGCCTATGTACATTCTTTTCTGTCACTTGCCAGTCAGTGATATTATTGGTGCAACTGTACTTATACCGCGTTTACTGAAGGACTTAATAACAGACCCCTCTGAGCGCTACATCACATATGTGGAGTGTGTTTTCCAAGctttttttgcacatttgtATGGAACAACATCCCATACTATTCTAATGATAATGGCCTTTGACAGATATGTGGCCATATGCAATCCACTGCGATACCCAACTATAATGAGCAATAATATGGTGGTTAAACTGTCAGCCGGAGCCTGGGGTGCTGCAGTAGTTCCAGTGTCAATTCTGATCGGCCTCAGTGTGCGTCTGTCTCGCTGCAGATCATTAATTGCAAACCACTTTTGTGACAACGCTTCACTATTTAAACTGTCCTGTGAAAATATAGTGATTAATAATGTATATGGTTTAACTTTTACTGTGGTTTTACTCACCTCCTCACTGGGGTGGGTGTTACTGACATATCTCAGAATATTGATGGTATgtataaaaagcaaaaacaaagcaaCCAACAGCAAAGCCATTAAAACCTGCAGCTCTCATTTGGCTGTTTATGTAATCTTGATAATATTTGGTTTTGTCCCAATTATTCTGCATCGTTTTTCTGAGTATGCTGAGACTAGGAAGTTTGGGGGTGTAATGTTTCATGTTATACCACCAGGATTGAATCCCATAATATATGGTTTACAAATCAAGGAAATAAGACAAAGAATGTTAAAACtttgcataaaaaaaagttaa